The following are encoded together in the Arcticibacterium luteifluviistationis genome:
- a CDS encoding sulfatase family protein, with translation MHKFNSFFRGLSLVLAFCCYAINGLGQKKPNIIYIMSDDHTSQAIGIYGGALSSVNPTPVIDEFAREGMVFENAFCTNSICTPSRANVMTGQYSQTNGVLDLDGNLPPDRQYLPIEMKKLGYQTAMIGKWHLKEEPAAFDYYNVLPGQGNYFDPSFRVSTEGAWPNNMESHKGYVSDIITDVTLDYLEKRDKNKPFFLMHHHKAPHDDFEYPERYQPYLADVDIPEPASMYSQPFFGSEATLGRNNTLRDRIGTSVSSRHPYRNYSHQYGLDSIADKDERTHQAYQEYTKRYLRCVKGVDDNLGRLFKYLKENGLWDNTIIVYTSDQGMMLGEHDYMDKRWMYEESMRMPFIIKYPKLIKPNSRTKAIINNTDYAPTLIELAGGKVPAYMQGESFKSVLSKPSEEFRKSTYYRYWMHLTHHDIPAHFGVRTANSKLIFYYGEHYNTELYGKNTFTWVKDLSESYHFEPTPVAWEFYDLTLDPKEVVNRYKDPRYKAEIEKLKAEILAQRKRYNEGDSDYPNIQRAIDAHWND, from the coding sequence ATGCATAAGTTCAACTCTTTTTTTCGCGGTTTAAGTTTAGTGCTTGCTTTTTGTTGTTATGCCATAAATGGATTAGGTCAAAAGAAGCCTAATATCATCTATATCATGAGCGACGACCACACCAGTCAGGCTATTGGCATTTATGGTGGGGCATTGTCTTCTGTTAATCCTACACCCGTCATTGACGAGTTTGCTAGAGAGGGTATGGTGTTTGAAAACGCTTTCTGTACCAACTCCATTTGTACTCCAAGTAGAGCAAATGTTATGACTGGACAATACAGTCAAACTAATGGAGTACTGGATTTAGACGGGAATTTACCACCTGATAGACAGTACCTGCCTATTGAAATGAAAAAGCTAGGCTACCAAACAGCTATGATTGGTAAGTGGCATTTAAAAGAAGAGCCAGCCGCTTTCGATTACTATAATGTCTTGCCTGGCCAAGGAAATTACTTTGACCCAAGTTTTAGAGTAAGTACAGAAGGAGCTTGGCCAAATAATATGGAGTCTCATAAAGGGTATGTTTCTGATATTATTACGGATGTTACTTTAGATTATCTTGAAAAAAGAGATAAAAACAAGCCTTTCTTTTTGATGCATCATCACAAAGCACCGCACGACGACTTTGAGTATCCGGAAAGATATCAACCCTACTTAGCGGATGTGGATATTCCAGAACCTGCCAGCATGTATTCACAGCCGTTTTTTGGCTCAGAGGCTACTTTGGGAAGAAATAACACATTAAGAGATAGAATAGGAACTTCAGTTTCCTCAAGGCATCCCTACCGAAATTATTCGCACCAATATGGTTTAGACAGCATTGCAGATAAGGATGAGCGTACGCATCAAGCATACCAAGAGTACACAAAACGTTATTTGAGATGTGTAAAAGGAGTGGATGACAATTTGGGAAGGCTTTTCAAATATTTGAAAGAAAACGGACTTTGGGATAATACCATCATAGTGTACACCAGTGACCAAGGAATGATGTTAGGAGAGCATGATTATATGGACAAAAGATGGATGTATGAGGAGTCTATGAGAATGCCTTTTATTATTAAGTATCCAAAGTTAATTAAGCCGAATAGTAGAACGAAGGCTATTATCAATAACACGGATTATGCTCCTACTTTGATAGAATTAGCAGGAGGAAAAGTGCCTGCTTATATGCAAGGGGAAAGTTTTAAGAGTGTGCTGTCAAAACCTTCTGAGGAGTTTAGAAAGTCTACGTATTATAGGTACTGGATGCATTTGACACATCATGATATTCCTGCTCATTTTGGCGTTAGAACAGCTAATTCTAAACTCATATTTTATTACGGAGAGCATTACAATACAGAACTTTATGGTAAGAATACTTTTACGTGGGTGAAGGACCTTAGCGAATCGTATCATTTTGAACCAACACCAGTGGCATGGGAGTTTTATGATTTGACATTAGACCCTAAAGAAGTAGTAAATAGATATAAAGACCCAAGATACAAGGCTGAAATAGAGAAATTAAAGGCAGAGATTTTGGCTCAAAGAAAAAGGTACAATGAGGGTGATAGTGATTATCCAAATATTCAACGTGCAATAGATGCACATTGGAATGATTGA
- a CDS encoding PQQ-dependent sugar dehydrogenase translates to MTSFNSKKSLRRVSFISLSFLFISSLFIQGCKTGTKGIESGSNTTLEASINQGRNVFENSCAACHSFERDGIGPNLAGLTRHLSTEEIIDFISNPKKVIDSGNKRAVNLQKKYKSVMPSYSMLGKEKLASLVSFIHTYKDVPKPVDINEEGILEDPIPHQIEKSNFVVNLEFSFQIPASNEELPNTRITKLWGQPNTNEIYVCDINGKLYRVKNNKPEVYMDVQALMPNFKQRSGWATGFGSFAFHPDFENNGLLYTTHTEPIGTKNADYTLPEGLSGQLQWIVQEWKTDNPKGKTFKGSNRELFRIDMATQAHGMQNIDFNPTAQKGDKDYGKLYIGIGDGGAVQMKFPEVANGKHSPWGSILRIDPTGTNSANGMYGIPSDNPFVNITGEKVAKEVYANGFRNPHRFSWTNTGKMISANIGQHNIEAVYVIKPGANHGWPTREGTFGINTQESVRKIYKLTEEEMKDGVTYPTLEYDHDEGNAVCGGFVYTGSNIPSLTGMYIFGDILKGKLYYADESQMEAGRAIDFKEMRIALDGKETTLLEMTNNGHAKLRIGKDANGDIYLFSMNDGKVYQLVSEK, encoded by the coding sequence ATGACCAGTTTTAATAGTAAGAAAAGCCTGAGAAGGGTCTCGTTTATTAGCCTATCGTTTCTATTCATAAGTTCTTTATTTATTCAGGGCTGCAAGACTGGTACAAAAGGAATTGAATCTGGTAGTAATACTACTTTAGAAGCCTCTATAAACCAGGGTAGAAACGTTTTTGAAAATAGCTGTGCGGCATGTCACAGTTTTGAAAGAGATGGAATTGGGCCTAATTTAGCAGGACTAACAAGGCACCTTAGCACGGAAGAGATTATTGATTTCATATCTAATCCAAAGAAAGTAATTGACTCTGGAAATAAAAGAGCTGTTAATCTTCAGAAAAAATACAAAAGCGTTATGCCTTCCTATTCTATGTTAGGAAAGGAAAAATTAGCTAGTTTAGTCTCTTTTATACATACCTATAAAGATGTACCAAAACCTGTAGATATTAACGAAGAAGGAATCTTGGAAGACCCTATTCCACATCAAATTGAAAAATCTAATTTTGTAGTCAATCTTGAATTTTCATTTCAAATACCTGCGTCTAACGAAGAACTACCAAATACTAGAATCACAAAACTTTGGGGTCAACCAAATACCAATGAAATTTACGTTTGTGATATTAATGGTAAACTTTACCGCGTAAAGAACAATAAACCTGAGGTATATATGGATGTGCAGGCCTTAATGCCCAATTTTAAACAAAGGTCTGGTTGGGCAACGGGATTTGGAAGTTTTGCATTTCATCCTGATTTTGAAAACAATGGTTTGCTTTACACTACACATACGGAACCAATAGGCACAAAAAATGCGGACTATACTTTACCTGAAGGACTATCTGGCCAATTACAATGGATAGTTCAAGAATGGAAAACGGATAATCCTAAAGGCAAAACTTTCAAAGGTTCTAATAGAGAATTGTTCAGGATAGACATGGCTACGCAAGCTCATGGCATGCAAAATATTGACTTTAACCCTACAGCTCAAAAAGGCGATAAAGATTATGGAAAGCTTTATATAGGTATAGGTGATGGTGGTGCTGTCCAAATGAAATTCCCAGAGGTAGCGAATGGAAAACATTCACCATGGGGAAGTATTTTAAGAATTGACCCAACGGGTACCAATAGTGCCAATGGAATGTATGGCATTCCATCAGACAATCCTTTTGTCAATATTACTGGAGAAAAAGTAGCCAAAGAAGTTTACGCCAATGGTTTCAGAAACCCACATCGCTTTTCATGGACAAACACGGGTAAAATGATTAGTGCCAATATAGGTCAACACAACATTGAAGCGGTATATGTGATTAAGCCTGGAGCAAACCATGGCTGGCCAACTAGAGAGGGTACTTTTGGTATTAACACACAAGAAAGTGTTAGAAAAATATACAAACTCACAGAAGAAGAAATGAAGGATGGTGTCACCTACCCTACATTAGAATATGACCACGACGAGGGCAATGCCGTTTGTGGCGGATTTGTCTACACAGGCTCAAACATTCCTTCTTTAACTGGAATGTACATTTTTGGCGACATCTTAAAAGGCAAACTATATTATGCTGACGAAAGTCAAATGGAAGCTGGAAGAGCCATAGATTTCAAAGAAATGAGAATTGCCTTAGATGGCAAGGAAACAACTTTGTTAGAAATGACAAACAATGGACACGCCAAATTAAGAATTGGGAAAGATGCCAATGGAGACATTTATCTATTTTCTATGAATGACGGAAAAGTGTATCAACTGGTTAGCGAAAAATAG
- a CDS encoding LacI family DNA-binding transcriptional regulator, producing MKTKAPTIKLIAKELGVSISTVSRALRDMPEVNPETRRRIMKYAEEVDYQPNMVATSLVNQNSRLIGVIVPNMDYFFASAVKGIDEAAMEAGYTVVISQSNESYGRELANTQRIMGSQVEGLIVSLSSETQNIDHIKKILKRNKPVVFFDRDTPDIRASKVVLDNELGAYKAVKHLISKGCKRIAYLGAEKNLQISNSREQGYLKALKEANMSIDESLIVHGKFEKDNAYLKTMELLRLKTIPDAIFAISDRLALGAYMAIKDKGLRMPEDIALVGFNDEPIMSLLSPSISSVSQPAFEMGKMAARLFIEQLNSGEEFEPRTEIFQPELKIRDSSTF from the coding sequence ATGAAAACCAAAGCACCCACCATTAAACTGATCGCTAAGGAACTTGGCGTTTCTATTTCCACTGTATCAAGAGCATTAAGAGATATGCCCGAAGTAAATCCAGAAACGAGAAGACGCATAATGAAATATGCCGAAGAGGTGGATTATCAACCCAATATGGTAGCCACAAGTCTAGTGAATCAGAATTCGCGTTTAATAGGAGTAATAGTTCCAAACATGGACTACTTCTTTGCGTCTGCTGTTAAAGGGATTGATGAAGCAGCCATGGAAGCTGGATACACTGTTGTAATTAGTCAGTCAAACGAATCTTATGGAAGGGAACTAGCCAATACACAAAGAATCATGGGTAGTCAAGTAGAAGGGCTTATAGTTTCTTTAAGTAGTGAAACTCAAAACATAGATCACATAAAGAAGATTCTTAAGAGGAATAAGCCAGTGGTGTTTTTTGATAGAGATACACCAGATATTAGAGCATCAAAAGTGGTACTGGACAATGAACTCGGGGCTTATAAAGCTGTAAAGCATTTGATAAGTAAAGGGTGTAAAAGGATAGCGTACTTAGGTGCAGAGAAAAACCTCCAAATAAGTAACTCTAGAGAGCAAGGATATTTGAAAGCATTAAAGGAGGCCAACATGAGTATTGATGAGTCTTTGATTGTGCATGGAAAATTTGAGAAAGACAATGCCTACCTTAAGACTATGGAGTTGCTACGTTTGAAAACAATTCCGGATGCCATCTTTGCGATTAGTGATAGATTAGCACTGGGTGCTTATATGGCCATAAAAGACAAAGGATTGAGAATGCCTGAAGATATAGCTTTGGTAGGCTTTAATGATGAACCTATTATGAGTTTATTGTCACCATCTATATCTAGTGTATCTCAGCCTGCTTTTGAAATGGGTAAAATGGCTGCCCGTCTTTTTATAGAGCAACTAAATTCTGGGGAAGAATTTGAGCCACGAACCGAGATTTTTCAACCGGAGTTAAAGATTCGTGACTCATCTACTTTTTAA
- a CDS encoding ThuA domain-containing protein: protein MFSKVLSVAAALFISLSSCSNPETKTEKKPHIVFVIGDEEYRSEESMPMLAKILKRDLNADITLCYSVDSAGYADPNRLDHIQGLEALETADLMVMFTRFRALPKEEAKYITDYAESGKPMVGFRTATHTFMYKEDSTMKHLNNEWPAKVFGQQWITHHGHFADGHGELTSVSLLPDVKSPILNGVQPFDAFSWLYHVDGGDWKLSGDSKPLLEGLSLKSNHEAKGELDKFPLTNPVAWTKTYTGQSGTPARVFFTTLGHPYDFKNESMRKLALNGIYWALGKEADIPTNGANAEFVDAYEPNNSGMGDKFKHELKPLIIK from the coding sequence ATGTTTTCAAAAGTATTAAGTGTAGCTGCTGCTTTATTCATAAGCTTAAGCTCATGTTCAAATCCTGAGACTAAAACCGAGAAAAAACCTCACATAGTTTTTGTGATTGGTGATGAAGAATACCGCTCTGAAGAATCTATGCCTATGCTGGCCAAAATTCTTAAGAGAGACCTAAATGCAGACATTACCTTATGTTACTCTGTGGACAGTGCAGGTTATGCTGACCCGAACAGATTAGACCACATTCAAGGATTAGAAGCATTAGAAACTGCCGATTTGATGGTCATGTTTACCAGATTTAGAGCTTTGCCAAAAGAAGAGGCTAAATACATTACTGATTATGCGGAGTCTGGAAAACCAATGGTGGGTTTCAGAACAGCTACGCATACATTTATGTATAAAGAAGATTCTACCATGAAGCATCTGAATAACGAGTGGCCAGCCAAAGTTTTTGGTCAACAATGGATTACACACCATGGCCATTTTGCTGATGGTCATGGCGAACTAACCTCTGTAAGTTTATTACCAGATGTTAAATCTCCTATTCTAAATGGTGTTCAACCATTTGACGCCTTTTCATGGCTTTACCATGTTGATGGCGGTGATTGGAAATTGTCTGGTGACAGCAAACCTTTATTAGAAGGTCTTTCTTTAAAGTCAAATCATGAGGCGAAAGGAGAATTAGATAAATTCCCATTGACTAATCCTGTGGCTTGGACCAAAACCTACACAGGACAGAGTGGTACACCTGCCAGAGTATTTTTCACCACTTTAGGTCATCCTTATGATTTCAAAAATGAATCTATGAGAAAATTAGCTTTAAATGGTATATACTGGGCCTTAGGAAAAGAAGCGGATATTCCAACAAATGGAGCCAATGCTGAATTTGTAGATGCTTATGAGCCTAACAATTCTGGTATGGGAGATAAATTCAAACATGAACTGAAACCTTTAATTATTAAATGA
- a CDS encoding PVC-type heme-binding CxxCH protein — protein sequence MKKPFWAVTYLFLFGVLLSSCENKNHLKLSQDSHITLIGNNLCSSMMNYGYFETEMHLRNPEKNLYIRNMCDGGDTPGFRPHSGRVSPWAFPGAEKFQTDLAQKSNSQGHFETPDEWIGKHKTDIIIACFGFSESYAGPEGLDNFKGELSAFIEHTLAQKYNDTLAPQLALVSPIAFQDLSDKFDLPNGKTENENLVLYANAIEEVAANYDVLFVDAFGPSKDWFGTGLQFTTNGQQLNDAGYQKFSELLVDGVFGKTSVKNESLRAEVKEAVLEKNWFWHDDYKIPNGVHVFGRRYNPFGNDNYPDELIKIRQMTAIRDTLIWNTVNEKPFDLAAADAQTQILHPVETNFKLKDKTRYLDKDEIKAAFTMAPGYKIDLFASEAEFPELANPSQISFDNKGRLWVAVMPTYPHYKPGDARPNDKLIILEDTDGDFKADKLTVFADKLHIPAGFEFAPEGVYISQGTNLKLYTDTDGDDIADKSEIVLSGFDDHDTHHVISAFCADPSGALYMGEGVFLHTNVETPYGTVRATNGGFYRYSPQKQKLERTAQLSIPNPWGIAFDEWGQNFFAHTSGPDMNWMMPGTIKSKYGLANPGSRNLIEDEHRVRPTSGLEFIHSRHFPDNVQGNFLINNTIGFLGTKMHTMVDDGTGYTSKHKMDLVKSSDTNFRPVDMEFAPDGSLYLADWHNVLVGHMQHNARDPLRDHVHGKIYRITYPSRPLITPPKVAGASIEVLLDNLKLPEYRTRYRTRRELRERSSEEVLTALSKWVSDLDKADERYEHNLLEALWTSWGLNKIDKDLLKQCLSANDHKVRAAAVKVLRYVGQQVPDQLALLKVAAADPHGRVRLEALVAGTWLDDASAKEVLAIAGQHPLDDWMQKTYDAALAHMIPFDPNANPDDVAPLVETVIKREVILNGKEIFERDGFCATCHQTDGKGLESSGFPPLTKNPWVSGSPERLIKLVMKGIYGPITVNGKEYPGQVPMTPFGEMLTDDELASVLTYVRKSFGNNAEAIYPENVAKIRKKIASKEGFYTPEELLKKHPITE from the coding sequence ATGAAAAAGCCTTTTTGGGCTGTTACTTACCTATTCCTGTTCGGAGTCTTATTAAGCTCCTGCGAAAACAAAAATCATCTCAAACTCTCCCAAGACAGTCACATCACGCTTATAGGAAATAACCTATGTTCAAGTATGATGAACTACGGCTATTTTGAAACAGAGATGCACCTTAGGAATCCTGAAAAAAACCTTTACATTAGAAATATGTGTGATGGTGGCGACACTCCAGGTTTCAGGCCTCATTCTGGTAGAGTTTCTCCTTGGGCATTTCCAGGAGCAGAAAAGTTTCAAACAGATTTAGCTCAGAAGTCTAACAGTCAAGGACATTTTGAAACACCAGACGAGTGGATCGGCAAACATAAAACTGACATTATCATTGCCTGTTTTGGATTTTCAGAGTCTTATGCTGGTCCAGAAGGACTAGATAATTTCAAAGGCGAACTTTCTGCTTTTATAGAGCACACTTTAGCTCAAAAATATAATGATACGCTGGCTCCGCAATTGGCTTTAGTATCTCCTATCGCTTTTCAAGACCTTTCTGATAAATTCGATTTGCCAAACGGCAAAACGGAAAACGAAAATCTGGTTTTGTACGCGAATGCCATTGAAGAGGTAGCTGCTAATTATGATGTTCTTTTTGTGGATGCTTTCGGACCAAGTAAAGATTGGTTTGGCACTGGTTTACAATTTACTACCAACGGACAGCAACTTAATGATGCGGGCTATCAGAAGTTTTCTGAATTACTGGTCGATGGAGTTTTCGGGAAAACATCTGTTAAAAACGAAAGCCTAAGAGCTGAAGTTAAAGAAGCCGTTTTAGAGAAAAACTGGTTTTGGCATGATGACTATAAAATCCCTAACGGTGTTCACGTTTTTGGGAGAAGGTATAATCCTTTTGGAAATGATAACTACCCAGATGAATTAATTAAAATACGTCAAATGACGGCTATCAGAGACACTTTGATATGGAACACTGTCAATGAAAAGCCATTTGATTTAGCCGCGGCTGATGCCCAAACGCAAATACTTCATCCTGTAGAAACCAACTTCAAACTAAAGGATAAGACTCGCTACCTTGACAAAGACGAAATCAAGGCAGCATTTACCATGGCTCCTGGGTATAAAATTGACCTTTTTGCTTCTGAAGCTGAGTTTCCAGAATTGGCTAATCCTTCTCAAATTTCATTTGATAATAAAGGTAGACTTTGGGTGGCTGTAATGCCTACCTACCCACATTACAAACCAGGAGATGCTAGACCAAATGATAAGCTTATAATTTTAGAAGATACAGATGGAGACTTCAAGGCAGATAAATTAACAGTTTTTGCTGATAAACTTCATATACCAGCTGGCTTTGAGTTTGCACCAGAAGGTGTTTACATATCTCAAGGAACTAACCTTAAACTATACACAGATACAGACGGTGACGATATTGCAGACAAGTCGGAAATAGTATTAAGCGGTTTTGACGACCATGACACACACCATGTAATTAGTGCTTTCTGTGCTGACCCATCTGGGGCATTATACATGGGCGAAGGTGTATTTTTACATACCAATGTAGAAACACCTTATGGAACAGTAAGAGCTACCAACGGTGGTTTTTACAGGTATTCTCCACAAAAACAGAAACTAGAGAGAACAGCACAATTGTCAATTCCAAATCCTTGGGGAATAGCTTTTGACGAATGGGGACAAAACTTCTTTGCACATACATCTGGCCCAGATATGAACTGGATGATGCCAGGAACTATCAAATCTAAGTATGGACTAGCTAACCCTGGCTCTAGAAACTTAATTGAAGACGAACATCGTGTAAGACCTACTTCAGGTTTAGAGTTTATTCATAGCAGACACTTTCCAGACAATGTACAGGGCAACTTCCTTATTAATAATACTATTGGTTTCTTAGGAACCAAAATGCACACTATGGTAGATGATGGGACTGGCTATACATCAAAACATAAAATGGATTTGGTGAAAAGTTCAGATACCAACTTCAGACCTGTGGATATGGAGTTTGCTCCTGACGGCTCTTTATACCTAGCCGACTGGCATAATGTACTAGTAGGTCATATGCAGCATAACGCTAGAGACCCATTGCGTGACCATGTGCATGGGAAAATTTACAGAATAACTTATCCATCACGACCATTGATAACGCCCCCTAAAGTAGCTGGAGCAAGTATCGAGGTGCTTTTAGATAACCTTAAACTTCCGGAATACCGTACTAGGTATAGAACAAGAAGAGAGCTTAGAGAAAGAAGTAGTGAAGAAGTACTTACCGCACTATCTAAATGGGTAAGTGACTTAGATAAAGCTGATGAGCGTTACGAGCACAATTTATTAGAGGCTCTTTGGACATCTTGGGGACTCAATAAAATAGATAAAGACTTACTTAAACAATGCCTATCGGCCAATGACCACAAAGTAAGAGCAGCGGCTGTAAAAGTGCTAAGATATGTAGGTCAGCAAGTACCGGACCAACTAGCATTATTAAAAGTAGCAGCGGCCGACCCACATGGCAGAGTCCGTCTAGAGGCTCTTGTGGCAGGAACTTGGCTAGATGACGCTTCGGCTAAAGAGGTTTTAGCTATCGCCGGACAACATCCATTGGACGACTGGATGCAAAAAACATATGATGCTGCTTTAGCTCATATGATTCCTTTTGACCCTAATGCAAATCCTGATGATGTGGCTCCTTTGGTAGAAACCGTAATCAAAAGAGAAGTAATTCTTAATGGTAAAGAGATTTTTGAAAGAGATGGTTTCTGTGCCACCTGTCATCAAACGGATGGAAAAGGTTTAGAATCTTCTGGTTTTCCTCCTTTAACCAAAAACCCATGGGTTTCTGGAAGTCCGGAACGTTTGATTAAATTAGTAATGAAAGGAATTTATGGCCCTATCACAGTAAATGGTAAAGAGTATCCTGGTCAAGTACCTATGACGCCCTTTGGCGAAATGCTTACTGATGATGAATTAGCTTCAGTACTTACCTATGTAAGAAAGTCTTTTGGGAACAATGCTGAAGCTATTTACCCAGAAAACGTGGCGAAAATTCGTAAAAAAATAGCATCGAAAGAAGGCTTTTACACACCAGAAGAGTTGTTAAAAAAACACCCTATAACCGAATAA